The following proteins are encoded in a genomic region of Chryseobacterium cucumeris:
- a CDS encoding lycopene cyclase domain-containing protein — MMQYTYILINFFTVIICFLASFDRRIQFNKLFLKFFLSSTIVAVPFILWDIWFTTKGVWWFDYRYTLGFKMAGLPLEEWLFFYCIPFACVFTYYCLEKFFTFNRADLFNNLIVFTSVIVLSVVGLLYYDRIYTLLTVIVTVLTLSYLHFIAKKEWIGKASFVYLVLMPGFFAVNGILTGSFIPSPVVNYNPGDFLGVRMGTIPVEDAVYGYSQFLLNIYFFKKITKNEK; from the coding sequence ATGATGCAATACACTTACATACTGATCAATTTTTTCACCGTCATCATCTGCTTTTTGGCTTCTTTTGACCGTAGGATACAGTTTAATAAGCTTTTCCTGAAGTTTTTCCTGTCGTCCACTATTGTAGCAGTTCCTTTTATCCTATGGGATATATGGTTCACCACAAAAGGAGTGTGGTGGTTTGATTACCGTTACACATTAGGATTTAAAATGGCAGGCCTTCCCCTGGAAGAATGGCTGTTCTTTTACTGTATTCCTTTTGCCTGTGTCTTTACGTACTATTGTCTGGAAAAATTTTTTACATTCAATCGGGCAGACCTCTTTAATAATCTGATTGTTTTTACCTCAGTTATTGTTCTCAGTGTTGTGGGACTTCTTTATTACGACAGAATCTATACCTTGCTGACCGTTATTGTAACAGTGCTTACCCTTTCTTACCTGCATTTTATTGCCAAAAAAGAATGGATCGGTAAAGCAAGTTTTGTATATCTGGTTTTGATGCCCGGATTTTTTGCAGTGAATGGAATCCTGACGGGATCTTTTATTCCGTCACCTGTTGTAAACTACAATCCTGGTGACTTTTTAGGCGTCAGAATGGGGACTATTCCTGTTGAAGATGCTGTCTATGGTTACAGTCAGTTTTTACTCAATATTTACTTCTTTAAAAAAATAACTAAAAATGAAAAATAG
- a CDS encoding sterol desaturase family protein, whose product MNFLIVLLVFISMEGATWLIHRYIMHGFLWNLHKDHHDHSNEGKLERNDLFFFIFASPAIALLYAGVRQEFNYLFFVGLGISLYGMAYFFVHDIFIHQRAKVFTKTKNPYFLAIRRAHKQHHKHLGKEKGECFGFLWVPMIYFKMYFNKK is encoded by the coding sequence ATGAATTTCCTGATCGTTTTACTCGTTTTTATTTCCATGGAAGGAGCCACATGGCTTATTCATAGGTATATTATGCACGGTTTTCTGTGGAATCTGCATAAGGATCATCATGATCATAGCAACGAAGGGAAACTTGAAAGAAATGACCTGTTCTTTTTCATTTTTGCCAGCCCTGCTATTGCTTTGTTATATGCAGGAGTAAGGCAGGAATTCAATTATCTGTTTTTTGTCGGTTTAGGCATAAGCCTTTATGGGATGGCCTATTTCTTTGTTCATGATATTTTTATTCATCAGAGAGCAAAAGTTTTTACCAAAACAAAGAATCCGTATTTTCTTGCCATCAGGCGTGCCCATAAACAGCACCACAAACATTTGGGGAAAGAAAAAGGAGAGTGCTTCGGATTTTTGTGGGTTCCTATGATTTATTTTAAAATGTATTTCAATAAAAAATGA
- a CDS encoding SRPBCC family protein — translation MYRLYREQHLNCDIETAWKFFSSPHNLSEITPKSMNFVVLSDIQDESIFEGMEIDYTVSPVLGIPMKWKTIISQVKEGRSFTDYQKEGPYKHWNHFHEFIPDQNGVLMKDTVFYELPLGVLGRAAHGLFVKKKLKNIFDFRYSVLNDLFNRKHH, via the coding sequence ATGTACAGATTATATAGAGAACAACATTTGAATTGTGATATCGAGACCGCATGGAAATTCTTTTCCTCTCCTCATAATTTATCTGAAATAACACCAAAAAGCATGAATTTTGTGGTGCTTTCAGATATACAGGACGAATCTATTTTTGAAGGAATGGAAATAGATTATACCGTCTCTCCGGTATTGGGAATCCCGATGAAATGGAAAACGATTATCAGCCAGGTAAAAGAAGGCAGAAGCTTTACAGATTATCAGAAAGAAGGACCTTATAAGCATTGGAACCATTTTCATGAGTTCATTCCTGATCAGAACGGGGTATTAATGAAAGATACTGTATTTTATGAACTTCCGTTGGGGGTTCTTGGAAGGGCTGCTCATGGTTTATTTGTTAAAAAAAAGCTCAAAAACATTTTCGATTTCAGATACAGCGTTCTGAATGATCTTTTTAACCGTAAACATCATTAA
- a CDS encoding phytoene/squalene synthase family protein has protein sequence MKKLFDELSYKVSKCTTQKYSTSFSLGILALKPSIRPAIYAVYGYVRLADEIVDSFHGYDKEKLLKRLKAETYDALQQGISLNPILHSFQETVRQYDINIQLIDQFLHSMEMDLQKIDYNSDLYNEYIYGSAEVVGLMCLQIFTGGDKQQFEKLKPFAMKLGSAFQKVNFLRDLKDDYQILGRTYFPSLNMSVFDNTVKAQIEKEIEEEFKEALQGIRKLPGSSKFGVYLAYRYYLSLFEKIKKTSSQHILQQRIRIANSQKLLVAFKSYIRYKSAYF, from the coding sequence ATGAAAAAGTTGTTTGATGAATTGTCTTACAAGGTCAGTAAGTGCACTACTCAAAAATACAGTACCAGTTTTTCATTAGGGATATTGGCTCTGAAGCCTTCTATAAGACCTGCCATTTATGCTGTTTATGGGTATGTACGCCTTGCGGATGAAATTGTTGATAGCTTTCATGGATATGATAAAGAAAAGCTATTGAAAAGATTAAAAGCAGAAACGTATGATGCATTACAGCAGGGAATATCACTCAATCCTATTTTACATTCTTTTCAGGAAACCGTGCGTCAGTATGATATCAATATTCAATTGATCGATCAGTTCCTGCACAGCATGGAAATGGATCTGCAGAAAATAGACTACAATTCAGATCTCTATAATGAATATATCTACGGCTCTGCTGAAGTAGTGGGACTCATGTGTCTGCAGATATTTACAGGAGGTGATAAGCAGCAATTTGAAAAACTTAAACCATTCGCTATGAAACTGGGTTCCGCTTTTCAAAAGGTTAATTTTTTACGTGATCTGAAAGATGATTACCAGATTTTGGGCAGAACTTATTTTCCATCATTGAATATGTCTGTCTTTGATAATACCGTTAAAGCTCAGATCGAAAAAGAAATTGAAGAAGAATTTAAAGAAGCATTGCAGGGTATCAGGAAACTTCCGGGTTCTTCTAAGTTTGGAGTGTATCTCGCATACAGGTACTATCTGTCATTATTTGAAAAGATCAAGAAAACAAGTTCGCAGCATATTTTGCAGCAAAGAATCAGGATTGCTAATTCACAGAAATTATTGGTAGCATTTAAAAGCTATATAAGATATAAATCTGCTTATTTCTGA
- a CDS encoding phytoene desaturase family protein, translated as MSTENSRKRIAVIGSGFSGLSAAAYAAKAGNEVHVFEKHNQPGGRARQFKTEEGYVFDMGPSWYWMPDIIERFFNDFDCKAADYFKLVSLDPQFEMVFSEEKISVPEKNEDIRELFENTEAGSGKKYDQFMQSAQFKYEVGMKDFVTKPCYSWLEFASLKIAGSALKLDLLSNFRKYVSGYFSDPKLRSLMEFPVIFLGASPRNIPALYSLMNYGGYVLGTKYPMGGFYQLVMAMKDVAEKQGVTFHFNHDVQKLNTEDGKVMSLTVGDKDYEFDAVIASSDYHHTETLIPKSLRNYNDAYWKTKTFAPSCLIYYLGIKGKISHLKHHTLFFENELDNHIDCIYVNKKWPSRPLFYACCPSKTDPDVAPEGCENLFLLLPLAPGIHDEEAIREKYLKEMLERIEKHTGETDLISRIEYKRSYCVSDFISDYNAYQGNAYGLSNTLSQTAVLKPKIRNKKVSNLFYTGQLTVPGPGVPPSVISGKIVAQEVNKLK; from the coding sequence ATGAGTACTGAAAATTCAAGAAAGAGAATAGCGGTAATAGGTTCAGGGTTCTCCGGGCTCTCTGCGGCTGCTTATGCGGCAAAGGCCGGAAATGAAGTACATGTTTTTGAAAAACATAATCAACCGGGAGGACGTGCAAGGCAATTTAAAACGGAAGAAGGCTATGTGTTTGATATGGGGCCGAGCTGGTATTGGATGCCTGATATCATTGAAAGATTTTTCAATGATTTTGACTGTAAAGCAGCTGATTATTTTAAACTGGTATCCTTAGACCCTCAGTTTGAAATGGTTTTTTCAGAAGAAAAGATTTCAGTTCCTGAAAAAAATGAAGACATCCGTGAGTTATTTGAAAATACAGAGGCCGGATCAGGTAAAAAGTATGATCAATTTATGCAGTCTGCTCAGTTTAAGTATGAGGTCGGGATGAAAGACTTTGTGACAAAACCCTGTTACAGCTGGCTGGAATTTGCTTCTTTAAAAATAGCGGGCAGTGCATTGAAGCTTGATCTTTTAAGTAATTTCAGGAAATATGTTTCAGGATATTTTTCTGATCCAAAACTCAGATCGCTGATGGAATTTCCGGTGATATTTCTGGGCGCTTCACCCCGTAATATTCCGGCACTTTACAGCCTTATGAATTATGGAGGATATGTATTGGGAACAAAATATCCTATGGGAGGTTTTTATCAGCTTGTTATGGCTATGAAGGACGTAGCCGAAAAGCAGGGAGTGACCTTTCATTTTAATCATGATGTTCAGAAGCTGAATACAGAAGACGGGAAAGTGATGTCTTTAACAGTAGGGGATAAAGACTATGAATTTGATGCAGTTATTGCTTCATCAGATTACCATCATACGGAAACATTAATTCCTAAATCTCTGAGAAACTATAATGATGCCTACTGGAAGACAAAAACCTTTGCACCTTCATGTCTGATTTATTACCTCGGCATCAAAGGAAAAATCTCTCATTTAAAACACCATACGCTATTCTTTGAAAATGAGCTTGATAACCATATAGACTGTATTTATGTTAATAAAAAATGGCCTTCCAGACCTCTTTTTTATGCATGCTGTCCTTCAAAAACAGATCCCGATGTAGCTCCGGAAGGCTGTGAAAATCTCTTTTTACTGCTGCCGCTTGCACCTGGAATACATGATGAAGAGGCTATAAGAGAAAAATACCTGAAGGAAATGCTTGAAAGAATCGAAAAACATACAGGAGAAACCGACCTTATTTCCAGGATTGAATACAAAAGAAGCTACTGTGTGAGTGATTTTATTTCGGATTATAATGCTTATCAGGGGAATGCCTACGGACTGTCCAATACTTTATCGCAGACTGCTGTTCTGAAACCTAAAATAAGAAACAAAAAGGTAAGCAATCTTTTTTATACCGGGCAGTTAACGGTTCCGGGGCCCGGAGTTCCTCCATCCGTTATCTCCGGGAAGATAGTAGCGCAAGAGGTTAATAAACTAAAATAA
- a CDS encoding MarR family winged helix-turn-helix transcriptional regulator, with the protein MNFELIKSVVELVQQFMEQNEGKALYSNDLHGFTEWINAAHQQDLGNPDWIGKESGRSSDSIINTLLIRMNRYAKSYSRSAVGSSVFSSQDDFIYLISLKNMGAMSKMELIKHNVHEKSSGILIINRLLHNGWIEQAVSPKDKRIKNIQITEKGLAILDEHMEEIRRASRAVVGNLTHAEQMLLIAVLSKLDEFHDSFYRMNLETRDLLNTVYKKLN; encoded by the coding sequence ATGAATTTTGAACTTATAAAATCAGTGGTAGAACTCGTTCAGCAATTTATGGAACAAAATGAAGGTAAGGCTCTATATAGCAATGATCTTCATGGTTTTACAGAATGGATCAATGCTGCTCATCAGCAGGATCTTGGAAATCCTGACTGGATAGGGAAGGAATCAGGAAGAAGCTCAGACAGTATTATAAATACTTTGCTGATCAGAATGAACAGATATGCAAAGTCTTATTCAAGATCAGCAGTAGGCAGTTCGGTTTTTTCCAGCCAGGATGACTTCATTTATCTTATCAGTTTGAAGAACATGGGAGCGATGTCAAAAATGGAGCTGATAAAACATAATGTACATGAGAAATCTTCAGGTATACTTATTATTAACCGGCTGCTCCATAATGGCTGGATTGAACAGGCAGTTTCCCCAAAAGATAAAAGAATAAAAAATATACAGATAACAGAGAAAGGGCTGGCGATACTGGATGAACATATGGAGGAAATCCGCAGGGCTTCCAGGGCTGTCGTAGGAAATCTTACCCATGCTGAACAAATGCTCCTCATTGCAGTGCTTTCCAAATTGGATGAATTTCATGATTCTTTTTACCGTATGAATCTGGAAACAAGGGATCTGCTGAACACCGTATATAAAAAGTTAAACTGA
- a CDS encoding MarR family winged helix-turn-helix transcriptional regulator, giving the protein MTKNNIQNFREASRAYSDASIFMHEAIARKAGLSSTDHKYLGLILQYESITAGEISKLTGLTTGAVTGLIDRLEKKELLKRQFIKEDRRKVMIIPNTENSMKLLGPIFEELQQKTMKLVSTFSKKEIETIERYFREATVLMKETTYHLNNP; this is encoded by the coding sequence ATGACTAAAAATAATATACAAAATTTCCGTGAAGCCAGCAGAGCCTATTCTGACGCTTCAATCTTTATGCATGAGGCCATTGCCAGAAAAGCAGGGCTTTCCAGCACAGATCATAAATATCTGGGACTTATTCTGCAGTACGAATCCATAACAGCAGGTGAAATATCTAAGCTGACAGGTCTTACAACCGGCGCTGTTACGGGTTTAATTGACCGGCTGGAGAAAAAAGAACTTCTTAAAAGACAGTTTATTAAAGAAGACCGCAGAAAAGTAATGATCATCCCGAATACAGAAAACAGCATGAAATTACTCGGTCCTATTTTTGAAGAGCTGCAGCAAAAAACCATGAAACTCGTTTCCACTTTTTCTAAAAAGGAAATAGAAACTATTGAACGTTATTTCAGGGAAGCCACAGTTCTTATGAAAGAAACAACATACCATTTAAATAACCCATAA
- a CDS encoding transposase gives MESLTATYITRAEIWLCITTLLYFLMNGAQIFETLLFVPKWASSPPDTLKLLQDGNGVSLKFFWIILHSLHEITFILAIAFCWKIDPVRNWLLILLIIHAAVRFWTLAFFAPNIIQFQNLASASSVSQEIINRISLWKTLNYIRVAVYIAVSIGFIPLCIKVLSFRQ, from the coding sequence ATGGAAAGTTTAACAGCAACCTATATAACCCGCGCAGAAATCTGGCTTTGCATCACAACATTACTTTATTTTCTTATGAACGGGGCACAGATTTTCGAAACCCTCCTCTTTGTACCAAAATGGGCTTCTTCCCCACCCGATACATTGAAGCTGCTTCAGGACGGAAATGGAGTAAGCCTGAAGTTTTTTTGGATCATCCTTCACTCTTTGCATGAAATAACCTTTATCCTTGCGATTGCTTTTTGCTGGAAAATTGATCCGGTAAGGAACTGGCTTTTGATTTTACTCATTATTCACGCAGCTGTAAGATTCTGGACATTAGCTTTTTTTGCTCCGAACATTATACAGTTTCAGAACCTAGCATCCGCCTCTTCTGTTTCACAGGAAATCATAAACAGAATTTCACTTTGGAAAACCCTTAACTATATTCGGGTTGCTGTTTATATTGCGGTATCAATTGGTTTCATTCCTCTTTGTATTAAAGTACTCAGTTTTCGTCAGTAG